In Cytobacillus oceanisediminis, the following proteins share a genomic window:
- a CDS encoding nucleoside recognition domain-containing protein, with protein sequence MVNIIWVMLTAIGIVFAMINGTMNEVNEAIFNGAKEAVTLCIGLISILVFWLGMMRIAEDAGLLKILASLFRPIVKKLFPEVPGDHPAMGYMLSNMMANMFGLGNAATPLGIKAMEELKQLNGGKNEASRSMITFLAINTSSLTLIPTTVIAIRMNYNSASPTDIVGPTLVATFCSTLAAIMIDRYFYYRRTRKG encoded by the coding sequence ATGGTTAATATCATATGGGTGATGCTTACCGCTATAGGCATTGTTTTTGCCATGATAAATGGCACCATGAATGAAGTGAACGAAGCCATTTTCAATGGTGCAAAAGAAGCGGTAACATTATGTATAGGTCTGATTAGCATTCTAGTTTTTTGGCTGGGAATGATGAGAATAGCAGAGGACGCTGGATTGCTGAAAATACTTGCTTCGTTATTCCGGCCAATTGTGAAAAAGCTTTTTCCAGAGGTGCCCGGCGATCACCCTGCGATGGGATATATGCTTTCAAATATGATGGCCAATATGTTCGGTCTTGGAAACGCAGCTACCCCGCTCGGCATAAAAGCTATGGAAGAGCTGAAGCAATTGAATGGAGGCAAAAATGAAGCGAGCCGCTCTATGATTACCTTTTTGGCCATTAACACTTCAAGTCTTACTTTAATTCCTACAACCGTGATTGCAATACGGATGAATTATAATTCCGCCTCGCCAACCGATATTGTAGGTCCCACTTTAGTGGCTACATTCTGCTCAACATTGGCTGCAATAATGATTGACCGCTATTTCTATTACCGAAGAACGCGTAAAGGATGA
- a CDS encoding spore maturation protein — protein MEIVSAVSLWLIPILIGFILIYGTLKKVPTYESFTEGGKEGIKIAVSIIPFLVGMLVAISVFRASGALEYFMDLIRPGLYAIGVPPDIVPLAIIRPISGTAALGMTSDLIAVHGPDSFIGRLASVLQGSTDTTFYVLTVYFGAVGIKKMGDALKVGLLADLAGIIASIVIVTLVFGNM, from the coding sequence ATGGAGATTGTGTCAGCTGTTTCCCTTTGGTTAATTCCTATTTTAATAGGCTTTATATTAATATATGGAACATTAAAGAAAGTTCCTACCTATGAAAGCTTTACTGAAGGCGGAAAAGAAGGCATAAAAATTGCTGTATCCATCATTCCGTTTCTTGTCGGCATGCTTGTAGCCATATCGGTCTTCAGGGCTTCCGGCGCTCTGGAGTATTTTATGGATCTGATCAGGCCCGGACTATATGCCATTGGAGTACCTCCCGATATCGTACCCCTGGCTATCATCCGTCCGATCTCTGGAACTGCAGCCCTGGGAATGACCAGTGACTTAATCGCTGTCCATGGTCCCGACTCGTTCATAGGCAGACTTGCCTCAGTGCTTCAGGGCAGTACAGATACAACTTTTTATGTACTGACGGTCTACTTTGGAGCGGTAGGAATCAAAAAAATGGGAGATGCCCTCAAAGTCGGACTCTTAGCCGATTTGGCAGGCATCATTGCCTCCATTGTGATCGTAACACTTGTTTTTGGAAATATGTAA